The Mesorhizobium koreense genome includes a window with the following:
- a CDS encoding type II secretion system F family protein, whose product MTPLYLIYGCAAVAGIMIAEALYLLYAGRSDRRAAINRRMKLQEKKLSQEQVLVQLRKERGVGDGRTLFSLAGLRRLRTQSGLTKPLPQFLGITSGVAFGIGLVLLWFGSSVKIAALSVPVLCIILPIMALKFLRKRRHKHFGLQLPEALELITRSLKAGHPVPVAIAMVAREMPDPIGTEFGVVADEVTYGSTLVHALHSMFERVGHEDLPLFVTAVSIQSSSGGNLREILDGLSGTIRDRGKLRRKVRAISTEGRISAYILTAVPVLLMAAIFGLMPEFYGNVWGEPMTWYLLGGSVFWLLLGNAMMFKMANFKF is encoded by the coding sequence ATGACCCCCCTCTACCTCATCTATGGCTGTGCAGCCGTCGCCGGCATCATGATAGCGGAGGCGCTATATCTGCTCTATGCCGGCCGCAGCGACAGGCGCGCGGCGATCAACCGGCGCATGAAGCTTCAGGAAAAGAAGCTCAGCCAGGAACAGGTACTCGTCCAGTTGCGCAAGGAGAGGGGCGTCGGCGACGGCCGCACGCTCTTTTCACTGGCGGGTCTACGCAGGCTGCGTACGCAGTCGGGCCTGACCAAGCCATTGCCGCAGTTCCTCGGCATCACTTCAGGCGTGGCATTCGGTATCGGCCTCGTCCTCCTGTGGTTCGGCAGTTCCGTAAAGATCGCCGCCCTGTCCGTGCCAGTTTTGTGCATCATTCTCCCGATCATGGCGCTGAAATTCTTGCGCAAGCGGCGCCACAAGCATTTCGGGCTGCAATTGCCCGAGGCGCTTGAACTGATCACGCGGAGCCTGAAGGCCGGCCATCCGGTGCCGGTCGCCATCGCCATGGTTGCGCGCGAGATGCCCGATCCGATCGGCACGGAATTCGGCGTGGTCGCCGACGAGGTAACCTATGGTTCGACGCTGGTCCATGCGCTCCATTCGATGTTTGAGCGCGTCGGGCACGAGGACCTTCCGCTCTTCGTGACGGCCGTGTCCATCCAGTCGAGTTCGGGCGGCAATCTGCGCGAGATACTGGACGGGCTGTCCGGTACGATCCGGGACCGCGGCAAGCTGCGCCGCAAGGTGCGAGCGATTTCGACCGAGGGGCGCATATCCGCCTACATCCTCACCGCCGTGCCGGTGCTCCTGATGGCGGCGATCTTCGGCCTGATGCCGGAATTCTACGGCAATGTATGGGGCGAACCGATGACCTGGTATCTGCTCGGCGGATCGGTCTTCTGGCTCC